Proteins encoded together in one Impatiens glandulifera chromosome 1, dImpGla2.1, whole genome shotgun sequence window:
- the LOC124932698 gene encoding short-chain dehydrogenase/reductase 2b-like produces the protein MDKVVCKILEPAAAGYSSSSYCNYNYLELPAADCSNYSGANNRWWSKETVAVVTGANKGIGFALVKRLAELGLRVVLTARDEKKGAAALDSLKRVGVGGDNVELFVLDVSKPDSIATFASWLQNTHGGVVDILVNNAAITSYDSSSISAAESVIRTNFYGPKLVIEALLPMLIRRRSISSSSPPPPPARILNISSRLGSLDKLRDLDLRASMEDLEHLSEDKIVGMLDMFLSDYKQQDKQQGGWPEVWTDYSVSKLALNAYSKLLARRYKHQGITVNCFCPGFTQTSMTQGKGTHTPDHAASIAATFALLPPHLLLPTGIFFLAPRPRPPNFISNL, from the exons atggATAAAGTTGTGTGCAAAATATTAGAGCCAGCAGCAGCAGGTTACTCCTCCTCCTCctattgtaattataattacCTGGAGCTCCCTGCTGCAGATTGTTCTAATTATTCCGGCGCCAATAAcag ATGGTGGTCAAAGGAGACGGTGGCGGTGGTGACGGGAGCGAACAAAGGAATAGGTTTTGCGTTGGTGAAGAGGTTGGCGGAGTTGGGATTGAGGGTTGTTTTAACGGCTAGGGACGAGAAGAAAGGAGCGGCGGCGTTGGATTCGCTGAAGAGGGTTGGGGTCGGAGGAGATAACGTTGAACTCTTTGTGCTGGACGTTTCAAAGCCCGATTCAATAGCAACATTTGCTTCTTGGCTCCAAAACACACACGGAGGAGTTGTTGATATACTTGTAAACAACGCAGCAATCACTAGCTATGATTCATCATCAATATCAGCAGCAGAGAGTGTTATTCGGACTAATTTCTATGGACCAAAGCTTGTCATCGAGGCACTCCTCCCCATGCTCATCAGGCGCCGAAGCATCTCTAGTAGtagtcctcctcctcctccggcTAGGATACTGAATATCAGCTCCAGGCTGGGCTCTCTCGACAAGCTCAGAGATTTAGACCTCAGGGCGTCCATGGAAGACCTGGAACACCTCTCCGAGGACAAAATAGTCGGCATGTTGGATATGTTTCTATCTGATTATAAACAACAAGACAAACAACAAGGTGGTTGGCCTGAGGTGTGGACGGACTATTCCGTCTCAAAGCTAGCCTTGAACGCTTACTCCAAGCTCCTCGCCAGGCGCTACAAACACCAGGGCATCACCGTCAATTGCTTCTGCCCCGGTTTTACTCAAACTTCCATGACCCAGGGAAAAGGGACCCACACCCCCGACCATGCAGCCTCCATTGCCGCCACCTTCGCTCTCCTTCCTCCTCATTTATTATTGCCTACCGGCATCTTTTTTCTAGCCCCCCGCCCCCGGCCCCCGAACTTCATTTCCAACttataa